The Cinclus cinclus chromosome 5, bCinCin1.1, whole genome shotgun sequence genome segment GACTGGGGCACCTGGCATCCTTGTGGGCGCCACCATCTGATGGGGTGCAATGCCAAGCAAATGCCTCCCTGGTGCCTCCTTACCTTcatgagaggaagaggaggagaagggctgCTAGATGGATGCTGGTCCATCACGGACCTCTCCATGCTGGGGTCATCCTTGATCCATTCTCTGGGCCAGTCACCTCCTGGCCCAGATCTTTGCCTCTCCTTGCATGTCCTCAGTCCTGGCCATCCCAGCAAATCTCCACTGACCCTTTCCAGAATCCCTTTAACTGGCCCAAGATGAGACGCAGGATTTCAGGGACTGCAGAATGGGATGGTGAGATCCAAAGGTGAAAGGGACAGGCCAGAAGTGTGATGGACATGACTTCCTTGGAAGAGGAGAGTATCAGAGATGACGAGCAGACTTCCtatagagaaaacaaaagccagGAGAGGACATACCATGAGTGAGGCAACACAGGCAGGATCcaacagccctgggagctgtggggtgcagctgcaggagcagagggggaCCGTGGAAAGCGACTTGGAGCCTTACCATAGCTGCCACccccaggaaggaaggaagtccTTGGAGCTCCTCCTGGAGCAAATACTGGCACTTCTGACTTAAAAAACCCCTTTGGTTTCACCCCAATTTTTATAAAGAAGCAGAGATGGAGAAATGCTCCatcaaaaaagaaactgaaagatGTTTGTACAGTagaactgaaatgaaacagCTCAGGATTTCCAAAAAAGACCGTGGGATTTAGGCTGGGGGAATCCCATGCTCCAGTGCCCTTTAATCCTTGCTCAAGAGCTGTCAGTCTGGCCCTGTCCCATGACATCCTTGAGAGCAGGCGCCATGCCTGATCCACCTCTCAGAAGAAGCAATTCTTCCCTGTGGAAGAACATATATGTGCCTGCTGCCTGGCAATTTCTCTGATAAggttttgttattatttttttttttcctgcttcaagGAAGGATTTTTCCCTAGGAGTGTTTCTGGTAGAAGATGGGGACTGAAACCCTGGGATCTCTCAGTACAAAAAAACCTGGAGTAGCTCCCCGCAGGCCAAAGCTCCCCTTCCATTTAAGGGCAGAAGTAATATTTCTGTCTAGAAACTTGCCCTTGGCAAAAGGATATCTGTCCAGCCTGCTGGGATTATCCCCAAGGATGCTCCCTTGCTCTGCCAGTCACATCTGCTTGTAACCTCAGTAAAGGGACGTTGTTTATGTAGGACCTACTCAAACATCCCTGGGGCTGGGTACATTTGTGGGATGCAGATGGGGAACACCCAAGAGCTTGTATCCatttcctgccctgggcccccAAAACCCTTTTGGGGCTGGAATCCAGCTGGGGGATCCTTTGGAGCCCTTTTCCCTCTTGCCGCTGTATAATTTTACAGATTTAAACTTGGCCGACCCGCGTTTGAacttgcaaagaaaacaaagtcatTAGAGAAGAGAAGCCCTTCCTCTGTGGGGCTGAATTTCGGAGGTTTCCTTGGGATCTTtcatctctgtctctctcccaTGTGGCTTTGGGGATAAATGATCTGGCAGGCTTGGGCACGTACGTTTGGGCTTCAGGGATGCGGCAAACTGTCAGTGGGTTCCCCCACTCTCCTCAGTCCCTCCCACTGGAGCTGTGGCCAGTGTCCCTAGTGTTTCCTGAAGTTCTCCCTGCAGAAGAGAGGCAGGAAGCCAGGGACGGTTCCAGGGATGAGGGATACAGGGGACACCGCGCAGGGATGCTTGGCTTTCCTGGGATGTAAACCCACCTGGAGGCTGGATGTGTCTGGAGAGCCAATTCCCTGGACAGCAGCTGTGCTCGGGAGGACCtgcctgaaagaaaatattttttaacctaggaaaggaaaagtttgCTTTGGTTGAACTTCACGGACACAGGGGGAGATCCTCCAGGTgaatccctctccagcccccGCCTGGAGAAATTGGGGCAGTGTCTCTCTACTGGGGACCAGGGCAGAACTGAACACTGTGGGATGCTCCACCATTCCCCGGTCTAGGGAGAGAGGCAGAAAGCTGGCAGGGGTCCCCTAAGCCACTTTGGGGGATGGTCCCAGTAGAGGGGACAGGCTaccaggctgtgcctgcctgcAGACCTGGCTCAGGAAGGGGTGGGTGAGCAGATCCAGTCTCCCTGATCTCATCCAGCCTGGATGCTGGTACCCACAgggatgatgatggtgatgataaTGCTGGTACTCAGGATGGGTATCACCAGGGGTGTTGACACAAGGGCTGTGTGCAAACAGCTGAGTACCTTTTGTTATTTAATAGATACAGGTCAGCCAGAGGTTTTGTTCCACAAAGCAGGAATGtttgctgctcccaggctgggagatgggagagaTAGCTTATCTGctagagaaagaagaaatgtcaGCAAAAGAAgaggcctgggctggctgttTCTGGCTGTTTCCCATGTCTctttcccagggaatggggcaggCAGGGTGCCTGgccaaaaatattaaataaaagacATAGAGGTTGTCGCCTTCTCCAGCCCAAAGTATTAGGATGAGATTTTGGGGATGAGGAGAGGAAGGACAGGTTCAGTTCCCCACAGTGCTCTCCTGGTTATGAGCTGGCCGTAAGGCAAAACCATCCCAGCACAGGGTTTGCCCATCCCTGAGGAGCCTCACATCCCCCCTAGGGTGGAGAGAGCAGGATTTCTGCCAAACATCCCAGCTTTGAGGATGCTGCACCATGACAAATATTAGATCCACCcaaaaaaggatttaaaatcCCTTAAAAGGTGACTTTTACACACCAGGGACAAGCTGTTGAAACCCAGCCCTCTCCAAAACAGGGCCTTTCCTCCAGGAGGAAGAGTTGGTGTTTGCTTCTCCCAGTCCGTAACAAGCTGCTGCAATTAAACTGAGACAATAGGCATTGTCTGTGGAATCCGGGATCTGCTGAGGATGATGGGAGAAATCCTGTTTGCCAGACCGGGATAGGAAGGTGCTGGGATTCTGTAGCTTTTTATCCTGCACAAGTAGGAAGGTGCTGGGATTCTGTAGCTTTTTATCCTGCAGAGGACTGGTGGAGTGAGGACAGGTCTCTGTTACCCTTCCATGGTGCCTTAGCAGCTTCCTCCATGACCACAGGAAGAATGGGGACACCCCTCCCAAAAATTCAGCATCATTCAAGGGTGGCTTGAGGCTTTTGTCTGCCCAGGAGGTTTCCCTTGGGCTGGCGTTGTCCCTCTGGCTTTGGGAAGCATGGTGTATCCGAAGTTAGGGATGAGAGAAGGTCTCCAGGAacctcctttcttcttttccaggtGAGAACACTCTTTGTCAGTGGATTGCCTCTGGACATCAAGCCCCGGGAACTTTACCTGCTCTTCAGACCCTTTAAGGTATCAAACTGGGGAGGGAAACGAGGGCTGAAAGCGTGGGGCTGGCCTCTGCTTCAGTCCCATGGCCCCAAACCACTTGCTGGGATCTGGGAACCCACTGAAGCCTAATTCAGTCAGTTTATTcagttattattatttaattgtGGAGATGTCCACCAAACACCCTTTTTAATCCTTTCCTTGCAGGGGTACGAAGGGTCTCTCATCAAACTCACCTCCAAGCAGGTAGGAGCTGCTCCAAACGGTCCGACTATCCCACCATTCCTTGGGGTGAGGGgctcccctctctgctccccaagAACCTGACTGATGACTCCTGTCCTTACTCCACAGCCCGTGGGCTTTGTCAGCTTCGACAGCCGCTCCGAGGCAGAGGCAGCGAAGAACGCGCTGAACGTGAGTGTGCCTGGCCCGGCCACTCCATTTCTCCATGTTCCCCTTGTTTGCCTGTCCCCAGATACTCTCTGAATTCCTCCATCCCAAGGATATGCACCTCCCATGCCAGCTGCCCCCATGGCATCCCCATCTGTCCAGACAATCTTGTCATTGTTTCTCAGCTGCATCCTCCCCCCTCTCACCTTTGTCAGGGCCATCCAGGAGGACTTGACCCCTCAGGACTTGAACCTTAGATGCAAGTGAGAAACAACATTCCCAGATTCTCCTGTTTATTCAGCAGGAAAAATCCCAGCTAagtctgcaaaagaaaaaagctaatTTCACTTGATTTTAGCAGCTTGTGAGGTTACCTGAAAATAGTCACAGGCAGAACTGTGTGGAGCTGGTTCTCCAATTCCTCCCCAGTTCTTCCTGcattttggtttggggttgttttttttcccttgttttcattttcaatgtAAAACTCTTGTTTTTTGGCTCCACTAATCCCTCTGGATAAGAGCTCGGCCTTGCAGGATGCCGACTGCCAAATATGGTGCCGATGCTAAAGATGCCGGAGGAATGTGAGCTGCCTCGGGGCCCAGCAAATTAGCTCATTTCAGGGCTGgaagttgaaaaaaaaaccataaataaCGGGGAGTTATTTCTGCTGCGGGGCCGGCACGCGGCGGTGCTCATCCACCCGCCGcgcctccttccctccttccttcccgcAGGGCATCCGCTTCGACCCCGAGATCCCCCAGACGCTGCGGCTGGAGTTCGCCAAGGCCAACACCAAGATGGCCAAGAACAAGTTGGTgggcaccccaaatcccagcaccCCTCTCCCCACCGCCGTACCTCAGTTCATCGCCCGGGAGCCCTGTGAGTACCccctgcactgccagcagggTTCCGGAGGGCAGGCACCAGGGGCtaggaggagcagggatgctgtgAGGGGCCGGAGGGAGGGGAATAAGGGAATACCAAGTCCAATTGGAAGTGTTGATACCTGCTTGCTTCGTGGTGGCACGTGCTGGGAGTTCCAAgtgcagctgctggtgctggagagggcctgggacaggtgacagcCAGCCTGGCATGGTGCCTGGGAGCAGGATGAGGTCTCAAGAGAGACCTCCTGCCGTGAGTGCTCCATGCCCATTTCTGCTTCTGGAAGAGTTTCTCTTGCGCAGATGCAGGCTCCTCACCTTGCTGTTGCACACAGGCATGAGCTGCACGTTCTCCTCTGCTGAATCCCTGGGAATACTAAACTTCTTGGAGACAACGAGCTCAGCCCTGGTTCCCTGAGTGATGCCTCCAGCCCGGTAGCTGGGACTCATTGGCTTTAAGAGTCAGCTCTTAGCGGTGGCATCTCACACTTTTCCgggccagctctgctcctgcctcaaGGGGACAAGGAAAGTTGCA includes the following:
- the RBPMS gene encoding RNA-binding protein with multiple splicing; amino-acid sequence: MSSVPADREGGPADTSLPEEEVRTLFVSGLPLDIKPRELYLLFRPFKGYEGSLIKLTSKQPVGFVSFDSRSEAEAAKNALNGIRFDPEIPQTLRLEFAKANTKMAKNKLVGTPNPSTPLPTAVPQFIAREPYELTVPALYPSSPEVWGPYPLYPAELAPALPPPAFTYPASLHAQMRWLPPSEAGSQGWKSRQFC